A region from the Streptomyces lydicus genome encodes:
- the pepN gene encoding aminopeptidase N, which yields MPGTNLTRDEAQQRARLLTVDAYEIDLDLSGAQEGGTPADDGNGGGTYRSETTVRFDAAEAGADTFIDLVAPAVHEVVLNGEALDPEAVFKDSRIALPGLRAGRNELKVVADCAYTNTGEGLHRFVDPVDQQAYLYTQFEVPDARRVFASFEQPDLKATFQFTVKAPEGWTVISNSPTPEPSGTLWRFEPTPRISTYITALIAGPYHSVHSSYEKDGRTVPLGIYCRPSLAEHLDAEEIFAVTRQGFEWFQEKFDYAYPFAKYDQLFVPEFNAGAMENAGAVTIRDQYVFRSKVTDAAYEVRAETILHELAHMWFGDLVTMEWWNDLWLNESFATYTSIACQAYAPGSKWPHSWTTFANSMKTWAYRQDQLPSTHPIMAEINDLDDVLVNFDGITYAKGASVLKQLVAYVGMDEFFQGVQAYFKAHAYGNTRLSDLLGALEETSGRDLKTWSKKWLETAGINILRPQIEVDAAGVITSFAVRQEAPALPAGAKGEPVLRPHRIAIGAYELQGGKLVRTERIELDVDGELTPVPQLVGTARPAVILLNEDDLSYAKVRMDEESLKTVTEHLGDFTESLPRALSWASAWDMTRDGELATRDYLSLVLSGIGKETDIGVVQSLHRQVKLALDLYAAPEWRETGLATWTAAALEQLRAAEPGSDHQLAWARAFAASARTDEQLDLLQGLLDGTQEVSGLAVDTELRWSLLHRLAATGRADEKAIAAELDRDKTSAGERYAVTCRAARPTTEAKAEAWASVVESDRLPNSTQESVIGGFVQTDQRELLAPYTEKYFAAVKDIWDSRSHEMAQQIAVGLYPALHVSQETLDATDAWLASAEPSAALRRLMTESRSGIERALKAQAADAAA from the coding sequence GTGCCTGGCACGAATCTGACCCGCGACGAGGCGCAGCAGCGGGCGCGCCTGCTGACCGTGGACGCGTATGAGATCGATCTCGACCTCTCCGGCGCACAGGAGGGCGGTACCCCGGCCGATGACGGGAACGGGGGTGGCACCTACCGGTCGGAGACGACGGTGCGCTTCGATGCGGCCGAGGCGGGCGCGGACACCTTCATCGACCTGGTGGCGCCGGCCGTGCACGAAGTCGTGCTCAACGGCGAGGCACTGGACCCGGAAGCGGTGTTCAAGGACTCGCGGATCGCGCTGCCGGGGCTGCGGGCCGGCCGCAACGAGCTGAAGGTGGTGGCGGACTGCGCCTACACCAACACCGGCGAGGGGCTGCACCGCTTCGTCGACCCGGTGGACCAGCAGGCCTACCTCTACACGCAGTTCGAGGTGCCGGACGCCCGGCGGGTGTTCGCCTCCTTCGAGCAGCCGGACCTGAAGGCGACGTTCCAGTTCACCGTGAAGGCCCCGGAGGGCTGGACGGTGATCTCCAACTCGCCGACGCCGGAGCCGAGCGGCACCCTCTGGCGCTTCGAGCCGACGCCGCGGATCTCGACCTACATCACGGCGCTGATCGCCGGTCCTTACCACAGCGTGCACAGCAGCTACGAGAAGGACGGGCGGACGGTGCCGCTGGGCATCTACTGCCGGCCGTCGCTGGCCGAGCACCTGGACGCGGAGGAGATCTTCGCGGTCACCCGGCAGGGCTTCGAGTGGTTCCAGGAGAAGTTCGACTACGCCTACCCCTTCGCCAAGTACGACCAGCTCTTCGTGCCGGAGTTCAACGCCGGCGCGATGGAGAACGCCGGCGCGGTGACCATCCGCGACCAGTACGTCTTCCGCTCGAAGGTGACGGACGCGGCGTACGAGGTGCGCGCGGAGACGATCCTGCACGAACTGGCGCACATGTGGTTCGGCGACCTGGTCACCATGGAGTGGTGGAACGACCTGTGGCTGAACGAGTCGTTCGCCACCTACACCTCGATCGCCTGCCAGGCCTACGCCCCGGGCTCGAAGTGGCCGCACTCGTGGACGACGTTCGCCAACTCCATGAAGACCTGGGCGTACCGGCAGGACCAGCTGCCGTCCACCCACCCGATCATGGCCGAGATCAACGACCTCGACGACGTCCTGGTCAACTTCGACGGCATCACCTACGCCAAGGGCGCCAGCGTGCTCAAGCAGCTGGTCGCCTATGTCGGCATGGACGAGTTCTTCCAGGGCGTCCAGGCCTACTTCAAGGCGCACGCCTACGGCAACACCCGGCTGTCGGACCTGCTGGGCGCGCTGGAGGAGACCAGCGGGCGGGATCTGAAGACCTGGTCGAAGAAGTGGCTGGAGACCGCGGGGATCAACATCCTGCGGCCGCAGATCGAGGTGGACGCCGCGGGCGTGATCACCTCCTTCGCGGTCCGGCAGGAGGCCCCGGCGCTGCCGGCCGGCGCCAAGGGCGAGCCCGTGCTGCGGCCGCACCGGATCGCCATCGGCGCCTATGAACTCCAGGGCGGCAAGCTGGTCCGCACCGAGCGGATCGAGCTGGACGTGGACGGCGAACTGACCCCCGTTCCCCAGCTGGTGGGCACGGCCCGGCCGGCCGTCATCCTCCTCAACGAGGACGATCTGTCGTACGCCAAGGTCCGGATGGACGAGGAGTCGCTGAAGACCGTCACCGAACACCTCGGCGACTTCACCGAGTCGCTGCCGCGCGCACTGTCGTGGGCGTCGGCCTGGGACATGACGCGGGACGGCGAACTGGCCACCCGCGACTACCTGTCGCTGGTGCTGTCCGGCATCGGCAAGGAGACGGACATCGGCGTCGTCCAGTCGCTGCACCGCCAGGTGAAGCTGGCGCTGGACCTGTACGCGGCTCCGGAGTGGCGCGAGACGGGGCTTGCGACCTGGACGGCGGCGGCCCTGGAACAGCTGCGGGCGGCCGAGCCGGGCAGCGACCACCAGCTGGCCTGGGCCCGTGCGTTCGCCGCCTCGGCCCGTACGGACGAGCAACTGGACCTGCTGCAGGGCCTGCTGGACGGCACGCAGGAGGTCTCCGGGCTCGCCGTGGACACCGAGCTGCGCTGGTCGCTGCTGCACCGGCTGGCCGCCACCGGACGGGCGGACGAGAAGGCCATCGCGGCGGAGCTGGACCGGGACAAGACCTCGGCGGGCGAGCGGTACGCCGTGACGTGCCGCGCGGCGCGTCCCACGACGGAGGCGAAGGCCGAGGCCTGGGCCTCGGTGGTGGAGTCGGACCGGCTGCCCAACTCCACGCAGGAGTCCGTCATCGGCGGCTTCGTGCAGACCGACCAGCGGGAGCTGCTGGCGCCCTACACCGAGAAGTACTTCGCCGCGGTGAAGGACATCTGGGACTCCCGCAGCCATGAGATGGCGCAGCAGATCGCGGTGGGCCTCTACCCGGCGCTGCACGTCTCGCAGGAGACGCTGGACGCCACGGACGCCTGGCTGGCGTCGGCCGAGCCGAGCGCGGCGCTGCGCCGGCTGATGACCGAGTCGCGTTCGGGCATCGAGCGGGCGCTGAAGGCGCAGGCCGCGGACGCGGCGGCCTGA
- a CDS encoding aspartate-semialdehyde dehydrogenase, translating into MRIGIVGATGQVGGVVRGILAERNFPVEQLRLFASARSAGRTLPWQDTEITVEDASTADYSALDIVIFSAGGATSKALAEKVADAGPVVIDNSSAWRRDPQVPLVVSEVNPSAITDRPKGIIANPNCTTMAAMPVLRPLHEEAGLVSLVVATYQAVSGSGLAGVEELDGQVRKAVEQDATKLTHDGASVEFPEPDKYVRPIAFNVLPMAGAIVDDGLNETDEEQKLRNESRKILEIPDLKVSGTCVRVPVFTGHSLQVNARFARPISPARAQELLAGAPGVTLSDVPTPLQAAGQDASFVGRIRNDETVENGLSLFLSNDNLRKGAALNAVQIAELVAAELRG; encoded by the coding sequence ATGAGGATCGGAATCGTCGGAGCCACCGGACAGGTCGGCGGCGTGGTGCGAGGCATCCTCGCCGAGCGGAACTTCCCGGTGGAGCAGCTGCGGCTGTTCGCTTCGGCCCGGTCCGCCGGACGGACGCTGCCCTGGCAGGACACCGAGATCACGGTCGAGGACGCCTCGACCGCCGACTACTCGGCGCTGGACATCGTGATCTTCTCGGCGGGCGGCGCCACCTCCAAGGCGCTGGCGGAGAAGGTCGCCGACGCCGGCCCGGTCGTGATCGACAACTCCTCGGCCTGGCGCCGTGACCCCCAGGTCCCGCTGGTCGTCTCCGAGGTCAACCCGTCGGCGATCACCGACCGGCCCAAGGGCATCATCGCCAACCCGAACTGCACCACCATGGCCGCGATGCCGGTGCTGCGCCCGCTGCACGAGGAGGCCGGTCTGGTCTCCCTGGTCGTCGCCACCTACCAGGCGGTCTCCGGCAGCGGTCTGGCCGGTGTGGAGGAGCTGGACGGCCAGGTCCGCAAGGCCGTCGAGCAGGACGCCACCAAGCTGACGCACGACGGCGCGTCCGTGGAGTTCCCCGAGCCGGACAAGTACGTCCGCCCGATCGCCTTCAATGTGCTGCCGATGGCCGGCGCGATCGTCGACGACGGTCTGAACGAGACCGACGAGGAGCAGAAGCTCCGCAACGAGAGCCGCAAGATCCTGGAGATCCCGGACCTGAAGGTGTCCGGCACCTGCGTCCGCGTCCCGGTCTTCACCGGCCACTCGCTGCAGGTCAACGCCCGTTTCGCGCGCCCGATCAGCCCGGCGCGCGCCCAGGAGCTGCTGGCCGGCGCCCCCGGCGTCACCCTCTCCGACGTCCCCACCCCGCTCCAGGCCGCCGGCCAGGACGCGTCCTTCGTGGGCCGGATCCGCAACGACGAGACCGTCGAGAACGGCCTGTCGCTGTTCCTCTCCAACGACAACCTCCGCAAGGGCGCGGCGCTGAACGCCGTCCAGATCGCGGAGCTGGTCGCCGCGGAGCTGCGCGGCTGA
- a CDS encoding TIGR03767 family metallophosphoesterase yields MSRTRSAATFDRRAFLTATGAVGAATGLGLAFGVGPGRQAEAATVASGPAPAAPVPVDAPAVPRTPYTRGTTLAGVSAPRGSGGYRRLGDGPAWDRVVRADLATAHGGREARRTALASFVQFTDLHLVDVQSPLRYEYLRAETASAWRPQEALSVAGAVSLVERVNALPGGPATGAPLSFVMTTGDNTDNNSKLELEWFLTTMSGGRITPNSGDPRRYEGVQDSGLALYWQPERALRDADKKLGFPRLDGFLAAAIRTVHSPGLHLPWYSTVGNHDSLPGGCYAPGDPFWTEIATGGRKLETLPAAEAAKVWKAVKDGLDPEGADFKRLLTAHAKQARRVTPDERRAPFTRAEYLRAHLDPAHTGPGPHGHGYTSAHLDENRLYYTFKVSDDVLGISLDTTDPGGHYTGSVGDAQLRWLEGVLKQNEKGDKLHVLVFSHHTGKTMNNTRPDPARPHEKRHGGPELVEVLAAHPHVVGWINGHSHKNEIIAHGSFWEVSTASHIDFPQLARVVELVDNHDGTLSLFTTLIESAAPHRTDFGDLSQTGLAALYRELSFNAPEARSDLAGTARDRNVELLVKRS; encoded by the coding sequence ATGTCCCGTACACGGTCCGCCGCCACCTTCGACCGCCGCGCCTTCCTCACCGCCACCGGAGCGGTCGGTGCCGCCACCGGGCTCGGGCTCGCCTTCGGCGTCGGCCCGGGCCGGCAGGCCGAGGCCGCCACCGTGGCATCGGGCCCGGCCCCGGCCGCGCCGGTACCGGTCGACGCCCCCGCTGTTCCCCGTACGCCGTACACCCGGGGCACCACCCTCGCCGGGGTGTCCGCCCCGCGCGGCAGCGGAGGCTACCGCCGGCTCGGGGACGGCCCCGCCTGGGACCGGGTGGTCCGCGCCGACCTCGCCACGGCGCACGGCGGCCGCGAGGCGCGGCGTACCGCGCTGGCGTCGTTCGTGCAGTTCACCGATCTGCACCTGGTCGATGTGCAGAGCCCGCTGCGCTACGAGTACCTGCGCGCCGAGACCGCCAGCGCCTGGCGGCCCCAGGAGGCGCTGTCGGTCGCCGGGGCCGTCTCGCTGGTCGAGCGGGTCAACGCGCTGCCCGGCGGGCCCGCCACCGGCGCCCCGCTGTCCTTCGTGATGACCACCGGTGACAACACCGACAACAACTCCAAGCTGGAGCTGGAGTGGTTCCTGACCACGATGAGCGGCGGCAGGATCACTCCGAATTCCGGCGACCCGCGCCGCTACGAGGGCGTCCAGGACAGCGGACTGGCGCTGTACTGGCAGCCGGAGCGCGCGCTGCGCGACGCCGACAAGAAGCTGGGCTTCCCGCGGCTGGACGGGTTCCTGGCGGCCGCGATCCGCACCGTCCACAGCCCGGGCCTGCACCTGCCCTGGTACTCGACGGTCGGTAATCACGACTCGCTGCCCGGCGGGTGCTACGCCCCCGGCGACCCCTTCTGGACCGAGATCGCCACCGGTGGCCGCAAGCTGGAGACGCTGCCCGCCGCCGAGGCCGCGAAGGTCTGGAAGGCGGTCAAGGACGGCCTCGACCCCGAGGGGGCGGACTTCAAGCGGCTGCTGACGGCGCACGCCAAGCAGGCCAGGAGGGTTACCCCCGACGAGCGGCGCGCCCCCTTCACCCGGGCCGAGTATCTGCGCGCCCACCTCGACCCGGCGCACACCGGTCCCGGTCCGCACGGCCACGGCTACACCTCCGCCCATCTCGACGAGAACCGCCTCTACTACACCTTCAAGGTCTCCGACGACGTCCTCGGGATCAGCCTGGACACCACCGACCCCGGCGGCCACTACACCGGCTCGGTCGGCGACGCCCAGCTGCGCTGGCTGGAAGGGGTGCTGAAGCAGAACGAGAAGGGGGACAAACTGCACGTCCTCGTCTTCAGTCACCACACCGGCAAGACCATGAACAACACCCGGCCCGACCCGGCCCGCCCGCACGAGAAGCGGCACGGCGGTCCGGAGCTGGTCGAGGTGCTGGCCGCGCACCCTCACGTCGTCGGCTGGATCAACGGCCACAGCCACAAGAACGAGATCATCGCGCACGGCAGCTTCTGGGAGGTCTCCACCGCCTCGCACATCGACTTCCCGCAGCTGGCCCGGGTCGTCGAGCTGGTGGACAACCACGACGGCACGCTGTCGCTGTTCACCACCCTGATCGAGTCGGCCGCCCCGCACCGCACGGACTTCGGCGACCTCTCGCAGACCGGGCTGGCGGCCCTCTACCGCGAGCTGTCCTTCAACGCCCCCGAGGCCCGCAGCGACCTGGCGGGCACGGCCCGGGACCGCAATGTCGAGCTGCTGGTCAAGCGGAGCTGA